Proteins from one Candidatus Niyogibacteria bacterium CG10_big_fil_rev_8_21_14_0_10_46_36 genomic window:
- a CDS encoding magnesium transporter: MPTIQQIAQKIAYGHDKRVDMFRDIQSEIQSEVLLRLGKHVQYDILNQLDKQEIVSLLERLDPDEATDILQVFSKRKQETLLREMTEQMKNSLSVLLQFDPETAGGLMNLDYIIVDADDTVAHVAKRFKVHEKRTGRLPAIIVSREGNMAGYLPGHELGFSRPSEKVYKHVRNIETIHYSASHEDVLKKFRLHPHNKLVVFGEKNAVLGIIYSDDVLRLMHEQESKSLYDFAGVSDEEGVFDSAPRKIRYRYKWLIVNLATAFLAAFTVGFFEDTVSRYVLLAVYMPIVAGMGGNAATQTLAVLVRGISLRQIDLAHIWRTLRNELLSGFVNGLINGVLVAGVVLFVNRDIKIALILASAMIINLLVAAFFGTLVPLVMKHFGKDPASSATIFITTATDVLGFLAFLGLATIVLA; encoded by the coding sequence ATGCCAACGATTCAGCAGATCGCACAAAAGATAGCGTATGGACATGACAAGCGCGTAGACATGTTCCGTGATATACAATCCGAAATACAAAGCGAGGTTCTTCTGCGTCTTGGGAAGCATGTGCAATATGACATTTTAAACCAGCTTGATAAGCAAGAAATTGTTTCGTTGCTGGAACGACTAGACCCGGATGAGGCGACCGACATACTCCAGGTGTTTTCAAAGCGAAAACAAGAAACATTGCTTCGCGAGATGACCGAACAGATGAAAAATAGTTTGTCTGTGCTTTTGCAATTTGACCCGGAAACCGCAGGCGGTCTTATGAATTTGGATTACATTATTGTGGATGCAGATGACACTGTCGCACATGTTGCAAAGCGTTTTAAGGTACACGAAAAGCGCACTGGGCGCCTGCCTGCCATCATTGTGTCTCGTGAGGGGAACATGGCAGGATATTTGCCGGGGCATGAACTCGGATTTTCCCGCCCGAGTGAAAAAGTGTATAAGCATGTACGCAACATAGAAACCATTCATTATTCTGCAAGCCATGAGGATGTGCTCAAAAAATTCCGCCTCCATCCGCACAACAAGCTCGTCGTGTTCGGAGAAAAAAATGCGGTGCTGGGCATTATCTATTCTGACGATGTGCTGCGGCTGATGCATGAGCAGGAATCAAAATCGTTGTATGATTTTGCGGGTGTGTCTGACGAAGAGGGCGTGTTTGATTCTGCGCCGAGAAAGATACGGTACCGGTATAAATGGCTCATCGTTAACCTGGCGACAGCGTTTCTTGCGGCATTTACCGTCGGATTTTTTGAAGATACGGTTTCGCGTTATGTCTTGCTTGCGGTGTATATGCCAATTGTTGCCGGCATGGGGGGAAATGCGGCAACTCAAACCCTTGCCGTTCTTGTCCGCGGTATATCGCTTCGGCAAATTGACCTTGCGCATATCTGGCGGACATTGCGGAACGAGCTTCTGAGCGGATTTGTAAACGGGCTTATCAACGGTGTTCTTGTGGCAGGCGTTGTGTTGTTTGTAAACAGAGATATTAAGATAGCGCTTATCCTTGCATCCGCCATGATTATTAACCTCTTGGTCGCCGCTTTTTTTGGAACATTGGTGCCGCTTGTTATGAAACATTTTGGCAAGGACCCTGCGTCTTCGGCAACTATATTCATTACTACGGCAACCGATGTACTTGGTTTTCTCGCTTTTTTAGGGCTTGCAACTATTGTGCTCGCATAA
- a CDS encoding site-2 protease family protein, with product MSIDIIFIIAIVIMSAIIHEFSHGYAALMLGDPTAKHQGRLTLNPIPHIDPIGSILVPFVLAFFGGFIIAWAKPVPFNPYNLSNQKWGPAIVAVAGPLSNIIIAVFFGVVIRMAGILALPAAFVQVLFYIVFINIILAVFNLVPIPPLDGSKILFSALPYRWMHIQRFLEQYGFFLVLVFILFFWQLISPVIVALFSLITGIPASSFF from the coding sequence ATGTCTATCGATATCATATTCATTATTGCAATTGTCATTATGTCGGCTATTATCCATGAATTTTCCCATGGATACGCAGCACTCATGTTAGGTGATCCCACAGCAAAGCACCAAGGTCGTTTAACGCTTAATCCTATTCCGCACATTGACCCGATTGGTTCCATACTGGTTCCTTTTGTGCTGGCGTTTTTTGGCGGATTTATTATTGCGTGGGCAAAACCAGTTCCGTTCAATCCCTATAATCTTTCAAATCAAAAATGGGGTCCGGCAATCGTTGCGGTGGCAGGCCCGCTATCAAACATCATTATCGCCGTATTTTTCGGTGTTGTCATCCGCATGGCGGGGATACTGGCGCTGCCTGCAGCGTTTGTGCAGGTGCTCTTCTATATAGTGTTCATCAATATCATTCTCGCGGTATTTAACCTGGTTCCTATCCCGCCGCTTGATGGTTCAAAGATCTTGTTTTCAGCGTTGCCGTATCGATGGATGCACATTCAGCGGTTTTTGGAACAGTACGGATTTTTTCTTGTTCTTGTTTTTATTCTGTTCTTTTGGCAGCTTATTTCTCCCGTCATTGTTGCGCTTTTTTCATTAATAACAGGCATTCCGGCAAGTAGTTTCTTTTAA
- a CDS encoding aldehyde dehydrogenase family protein, which produces MGKTEKHIQKGTYAFLERLGIKNINPGAWAGSAREHTDGALLDSINPSTGEMIAQVTMAGSSDYNAVIEKAKDAFLTWRMVPAPKRGLIVREIVRSIIRHKKDLGSLIALEMGKIRREGEGEVQEIIDLEKVASGISRGKNGHSFYSERARHALGEWYNPLGVIGVITAFNFPVAVWGWNALIALVTGNVVVWKPSLETPLCAIAIQRICNRVLKKYGHEGVLALVIGDNIIIGERMIADKNIDLISFTGSTRVGRRVGEIVGARLGRSLLELGGNNPMIVLDDADIDLAAQAAFFGFIGTTAQRCTTTRRIYVHKDRYSLFIGMFLDLCGGAHFGNPLNKKTLAGPLINKSAVKKFLEATAIAEKQGGEILIRGERMHERGCFVAPTVVRMPKGKNLPIALEETFGPILYITEIDSLEEGISLANEAPQQLAAALFTEKISAMYHFRGPEGSRAGILNINCGTSGAESTTPFGGNYDTGWGREAGGDAWRNYVRESGGATNYSGVMELAQGIRFTEKKK; this is translated from the coding sequence ATGGGCAAGACAGAAAAACACATACAGAAGGGAACATATGCATTTCTTGAGCGTCTCGGGATTAAGAATATAAATCCCGGCGCATGGGCGGGCTCCGCGCGGGAGCACACAGATGGCGCGTTGCTTGATTCCATAAACCCTTCAACGGGCGAAATGATTGCGCAGGTAACAATGGCGGGGAGCAGTGACTACAACGCTGTCATCGAAAAAGCAAAGGATGCATTTCTCACATGGCGCATGGTGCCTGCGCCAAAGCGCGGGCTTATTGTGCGGGAAATTGTGCGCAGCATTATCCGGCACAAAAAAGATCTCGGCAGTCTTATTGCACTTGAAATGGGAAAGATACGGCGCGAAGGCGAGGGTGAAGTCCAAGAAATCATAGATCTTGAAAAGGTGGCGTCAGGTATTTCACGCGGCAAGAATGGACATTCATTTTATAGCGAGCGCGCGCGGCATGCGCTTGGAGAGTGGTATAATCCCCTCGGCGTTATCGGAGTCATCACCGCATTTAATTTTCCGGTAGCGGTATGGGGGTGGAATGCGCTTATAGCGCTCGTAACGGGCAATGTTGTTGTGTGGAAGCCTTCACTCGAAACGCCGCTTTGCGCGATAGCAATACAGCGCATATGCAATCGTGTTCTTAAAAAATATGGACACGAGGGTGTGCTTGCGCTCGTTATCGGAGACAATATTATTATTGGCGAAAGGATGATTGCCGACAAAAACATCGACCTCATAAGTTTTACTGGCTCTACGCGCGTTGGTAGGAGAGTGGGGGAGATTGTGGGGGCGCGGCTTGGGCGTTCGTTGCTTGAGCTTGGCGGGAATAATCCCATGATTGTTCTTGATGATGCAGATATTGATCTTGCCGCACAGGCTGCATTTTTCGGATTTATCGGAACGACCGCGCAGCGATGCACGACAACACGGCGTATCTATGTCCACAAAGACAGATACTCCTTGTTTATAGGCATGTTTCTTGATCTTTGCGGAGGGGCTCATTTTGGAAATCCGTTGAACAAAAAAACCCTTGCGGGCCCTCTTATAAACAAATCGGCAGTTAAGAAATTCCTGGAGGCAACGGCAATCGCAGAAAAGCAGGGAGGAGAAATACTTATTCGCGGCGAACGTATGCACGAACGGGGATGTTTTGTAGCGCCTACTGTTGTGCGCATGCCAAAAGGAAAAAATCTCCCCATAGCTCTTGAGGAAACATTCGGTCCGATATTGTATATAACAGAGATAGACAGCCTTGAAGAAGGTATATCTCTTGCTAATGAAGCGCCGCAACAGTTAGCGGCTGCGCTTTTTACTGAAAAAATAAGCGCAATGTATCATTTCCGGGGACCGGAAGGTTCTCGTGCGGGGATACTAAACATTAATTGTGGAACGAGCGGCGCTGAATCAACTACTCCGTTTGGCGGTAATTATGATACCGGATGGGGGAGAGAGGCCGGAGGGGATGCGTGGCGTAATTATGTGCGTGAAAGCGGCGGAGCTACGAACTACTCGGGTGTTATGGAGCTTGCACAAGGCATCCGTTTTACGGAAAAGAAAAAATAA